The sequence below is a genomic window from Deinococcus terrestris.
GCTCGCGTTGTCGTTGGCGCCCGGCGAGGCGTTCACGCTGTCGAGGTGCGCCCCGAGCACGATCTCGGGTTTTGCCTCCACCCGCGCCGCGATCAGGTTGGCGCCCGTGACCTCGCGCCGCTCCACGTTCGACACGAGGTCAGCGTTCTCGCCTGCCTGTGCCCAGACCCGCTCGCCGTCCTCCGCGCCCACCCACACCAGCGGCAGCGGGGTGGCGGCGACGCGCTCCAGCCGCGCCAGGTCGCAGTCCTGCACCCAGACCAGCCCCAGCGCCCCCGCCTGGATCGCCCGGCCCACGATCTCGCCGCGCGAGAGGTCCCCGTCCTCCCAGTCCTGGCAGCGCAGCAGCGCGATCTGGCCGCGCAGGCCCCGCGCCTCCATTTCTTCGCGCGAGAGGCCGCCGGAAAGGGGCACCAGCCGCCCCGACTGCTCGCCGCCCCCGGCGCCGTAGAGGGCGCGAACGGGCACCCGCAGGTCCCCCACCGTCAGCGTGCCGCCGAGGTCGAAGGGCCGCTCCAGCGTGACGGGCTGGCGGGTGACGCGGTACCCCAGACCTTCCAGTTGCTCCTGCGTCCAGTCCAGCGCCTGCGCGTGGCCTGGCTCGCCCACCGGACGGGGGCCGAACGCCTGCAACTCGGTCCAGTCCCCAGCCACTGTGCGGGCCTGCGCCGCCGCCTGCACCGGGGGGTTCTGGGGGCGGGTGCCCAGGTAGGCGCCACCGCCCGCCACGCCCAGCACGGCGAGCAGCGGCAGCGCCCATTGCCACAGCGGGCGGGCCGGGCGGGTGGGGAGGGCGCGGCGGGGCATGGGGTCAGGGTAGCGGCTGGGAGGTGAGGACAGGCGCGAAAGTGCGGTCCTCATGTCTCAGCAGACAGAAGCGGGCGGGGGCGGTGCCGTACACTGCCTGCGTGACCGAAGGGCCGACTGCCAATATCCGCAACTTTTCCATCATCGCCCACGTGGACCACGGCAAGTCCACGCTGGCCGACCGCATCCTGGAGCGGCTCGGCGCGATGGGCGAGCGCGACAAGCGCGACCAGACCCTCGATACGCTGGAGCTGGAGCGCGAGCGCGGCATCACCATCAAGTCGACGCCCATCCGCCTCAACTACCGCCGTGAGAACGGCGAAGAGTACG
It includes:
- a CDS encoding M28 family metallopeptidase, which codes for MPRRALPTRPARPLWQWALPLLAVLGVAGGGAYLGTRPQNPPVQAAAQARTVAGDWTELQAFGPRPVGEPGHAQALDWTQEQLEGLGYRVTRQPVTLERPFDLGGTLTVGDLRVPVRALYGAGGGEQSGRLVPLSGGLSREEMEARGLRGQIALLRCQDWEDGDLSRGEIVGRAIQAGALGLVWVQDCDLARLERVAATPLPLVWVGAEDGERVWAQAGENADLVSNVERREVTGANLIAARVEAKPEIVLGAHLDSVNASPGANDNASGVLAVLEAARRVAGTPLAGQTWFVLFDGEEDGLYGSRTFVNAHRFLLRQTRTMINLDMVGVGAEPLGVAAHAELRPIAQRVRPGIRLFEDSPPERESFGRSSGVTGSSDHVPFIGWGVRTAFIHRGVDENYHAASDRTLSPARVTDAAAFALALARKTLDMPWTPREPCEGFSSDGC